The Hippocampus zosterae strain Florida chromosome 2, ASM2543408v3, whole genome shotgun sequence genome contains the following window.
tgtccttaggtgtagaGAGAATAGAGAGAggtcggtgtgagtgtgagcgcggatggttgttcgtctctgtgtgccctgcgattggctgacaaccagttcagggtgtcccccacctactgtccgaagatggctgggataggctccagcgcccaccgcgacccttgtgaggataaagcggaatggaaaatgaatggatactATTGTAGAAACAAGTTGACTAAATAATTGCCActaaatatcctttttttttcaatgtttgcaACCctgttcatacaaaaaaaatgacacgaaCAAACTTCATcagtaaatacaatacaatacaatacaatacattctaatGGCATATCTCTAACTTGAGTGTTGGCCAGGGTAGTTGCGACATCAGTAAAGGAGCAAAGGAACATTTCCGATGACCGAGCAAAAGGACATTTAGGCTTGAACGCTGGATCGCCTGTGCGTGTGTTGTAGCCAATGGCAGGTTTTGAATGAATATGGATTACCGTTTACCGATTACCGATTGTTACCGCTCATGCGAATGGAGTGAGTGAAGTGCATAATCAATCCCAAGGTGTCATCCTTGATCAAATATGAGGGCATTACACTTTTctgttgtaaaaacaaaacaaacaaaaaaacttttgaggTCAGAAAAGTCCGACTTGCCACATTCTTCGAATGCAACAGTATTTTTTGTCTCTGCTGTAGCTCTGCTCATTGACATGCCTAGATAGTGTCCATGTTGGCAGGGGCGATGTTGCCagttaaattcaattaaaaatgggtattgacaattaaaaaaaaattctattgtattttattctattctaGTATGTGCGGTGATATACAAACAAATATATCTAAAGAAAGTTATAAGAATAAAAGGGCATGTCACGTCACTTTTGGATGtttttgaacaacaacaaaaataacaataacaataaaaacaacaacaataatattaaatacaaaaaaataatacctaGACAATGCAATTTCTAATGAAATTGCATGTGAATACTGAAATGCTGAAGCTGAACTGATATGTGGAATTAATTGTGgaattctgtcaaattatttggttaattgaacTTCCCAAAAACGTGATTGTGGGTGTAGATGATGCTAGATGATGAttcatgtgtgccctgcgattgtctgacaACCAGATCATGGTGTACCCCGCCTTCAGGCCGGaggtagctgggataggcctgaGCACGCTCGCGACCCTTGTCATAATTTATCGTTTAGAATAATGGATGGCTGCATATTGCATGAAACAGAGTGACATGGAATACATTAATTACATGTTAAAAAGGGAGGAGAGAATCATGCAAAGAGTACATCTTAAATTTAGGAATACTAACATGGAAAATGTCTAATTTTAGGCAAGTGGGAATTTATAtgtggaaaaaatgtcattgggATGGTTTGAATCGGACAAGCAACGTTGATGTTAAACGGATTTATGCAGGTGTACGTGCACACCAATTCCATCGAGAGCGGGACAGACATGAGTGGCAATTGTGACATCGATCTAAAATGGAAGTGGAGATGAACATTTCATTTAGAACGTTGGCTCAAgtttgttggtctatgtgtgtgGAGTGCTTCAGCATGAGTTGTAACTGATAACAGCGCTTATATGAACGTTGACCCTGTTACCACTAATGGGATTAAAGCGACTGAATGTAATAATTTTCATCgtggatttgtttttaaatgtggaaattattttaattttgaaacatttccaaGGTGATTTCAATGTGCCGATTTTCTTTACTTTGGAACGGTATTCACATCGAACTTTTTTCATGAATCTACGGAAGAGGATTTGGGCCAATGAAGAATATAAAAACAAAGGTTGGCATTATCTCACTTTTATCTCAGAATTCAGATTTTATTCTCACAATTCTGACTTTAGTTTCAGaagtctgactttaaagtcagaattcagTTTTTAATcgcagaattctgactttaaagacaGACTTCCGACTTTAATCTCATGGGAATCtctcattgggagtgaatggagATTTTTAATATAGTATTGTGGGAAATGtgggatttttggggggaattagAAAAATAACAGCCTAGACTAGTTTGACGTCAGAATGTTTTGAAACGGCTGAGAAATGTTGAAGTCGTCGGGAAATATGCAATAGGAAAACATGATTCACACACTGAGTAAGTGCTTTCCTATTCTCTCCGAGTTTTCCTTCTCTCCTCTCCCTCCTACCGTCTGAACAGTACGTGCTATGTGACGTTGTTCAGTGGTACGCATGCGTACTGAGATGATGGGAATTTCCAACAGTTGAGCAGGTTTCGCTGGCTTCGGCTAGCACTTGCCAAAGGTAAGCTCGGCTGTTGGTGGTCTCTTTTGTAATGAAATGTTGCACGCGTCAACTGTGGTCGAATGGAGTTTGATCATACAAGTGCTGACATTAGGCTATTCCTTTCGTGACTGTAAACAAAAACGCTATTTATTTGGAGTTGAAGATTACCCTAGTAGCTAGCGCTAAGCGACTACGGTAAAATGGGCGTTCACTGATTTTGCTccttttttgtggggggcttgCCACACTTTACGTGGTCCTTTCGGGTTCGATATAAATGTATGATGGCGTGCAGGACATTTAATCTTAATATGACACGGTGGCAGAATGGATGTAGCAAATGGTATGGATTGCTGAGGCGCTGTACGCTAACTCTCTCGCTATTTCACGTCAGTTCATGTTTCGTCGGTTCGGTGTATCGGCGTGTGGACTGTAATAACCAGAATTCCAAACCTTTGGACGATTGCATTGTATTATGCAAACATAGATTGCATCTAAACAACTCCTGCCAAAGACATACTGGTGTTGGCTTTAACGGCTGAGAATTATTTACAATCGTTACAAATAGCATTCCACTGGTGCAAGACGAATGAAGGCCAAATATGCCGATTTTTCCACTACCAAACTTCAAATGACCATGTAGCCCGATATGTTCACAGGAAACATATTGGGAAGAAGAATCATGTTATTGGTCACGCAGTTCTGTTAAGCCGTTATCCCCGAAGACATCTTCTGGGAGACAGCAGTGCATGCTTCCAAGTTACCACTCACTTTTGAATGAACATGAATATCTTAGtatgtattttttcccaattgcttATCTAAACACTTATCACAACAGTCCATAAAAATTGGAATTTtcacgttgtgtgtgtgtgtgtgtgtcactgaaATGTTGCCCTGTGTCATTACAGCTTGGTGCAGGTTCGGGCCATTGACACCATTGGGACTCTTGACTTGATGCGTCCCAGTGACCTTGGATCATTGCACAAGCAGCACAAACAGATTGACAACAATGTTTCTTTAACGGACAGTAAAACAAAAGCCCATTCTGACCTAATCTAAAACAACATTGGCCTGTGTGCCAAGCCAGGCTTTGAGCCACGATTAAAGATGGTCGTAAGAATGCATCCTTGCAGCCTGCAGCTGAGCTACAGCAATTGAAAGCACCATCTCTTGAGTAGAGGATCTGCTGCGGAGTCTTGTTTCTTTTCTACTTCCCCCACCACGTGATCAACACTGAGTGTGAGCTGCTGCACACAGTGAGTTTTGATTGACCAACATGATGCTTCTATGTGACATCCTTGTGCAGATTATGAAAAGGGAGTGATGCACTCTCAAAAAAGCGAACCGGCTGACTGTTAGTCTGCTGTATATAATGGATGCAAAGTTAAAAGAAGACCTGTTCCGGAGATATGTGGGGGCACTCGAGAGGCGCCTTCAAGATGGAGGGGAAAAATATGGAATGGCAAACTTGCATGAAGGGGACAACGGGAGGAACAAGGACAGCGAGGCCCTACTTTCTACAGCCACGGCGCTCCTCGGGGCCTACCAGCCAGATCCAGGACAGCGTTTCCGCATGGTGCGCTTTTATGAAGTGGTTGAGGGTTCCCTTCGCTGCCAAAGAGGAGGAAACCTCAGAAGCCTGGAGAGAGCTTTCCACACTCTGGAAACCATATGCACCAATCTATTACTTTTCCCCTGGAAGAAAGAGTTCAGATGTATTAAGGTAATTCATAATGGTATCATGTAATTTTAAATGAACATCGGTAACTGATTTCTAGAGTTGTCACAATGAACTAATTCACTGATGATCAAATTAACCATGAATGAACTTGATAGAAATTGTTTGCAGCTATTGTTTATCTTTAAACTGTCCAAACTATCTTATTTTAGCCACTCAGCATTTAATGGTCTCTGATTTCTGTAGAccttcatgaaagcagactcATTATCTTTGGTGTTTGGTCACATTAATTTGCAAATGTCTGCTtctgctttggaaaacaatgatcaacattttttctattttctgacatgttgtGGAACTAATCTGTAATTGATTCAAAACCAATTTATGGGAAAAATAATCAGTCAGTTTAATCTATTATGAAAATAACCATTATTTGCAACCATAGTATGTAACTTGTAATTGACATGGAGTTACCGGAAGTGTAGATCAAACTACAAGCAGGAACCTTCCGCATGATTCAGTAACCAAGAATCAGCTCTCTGATGTAAAAACGTTGGTGAGTACACCACCGATCCCTCTCGTGTGCTATTGGGTCAGTTATATTCATTAAGCACTaccaaataaataacaatagtcAGTCGtggttataaaaatattttgctataaatttcagtgcaaaaaaagtttgggcctGATTAATTGTTTGAACACACAATAGAATCattgattctaaaaatattgaaatgccCACGGCAATTGTAACTCACGGAATCTCCCTTTTTattctctttctccctctgtcAGACTTTCACCGGCCCCTATGTGTACCATCTGAAGTCCACCATTTCTGATGCCGAGCTTAGATCTCTGATGCGCACGATCGGCTACACTTGTGACCACGACTCGCAGTTTTATTTCCAGGAGCATCTGGGAGGCTCGGCTCATCTCCGGCAGTTGGCTTTTGAGCTCTTTCTAGCCCAGGCGGAGTGTCGTCTTCTGGGAGAGGTCGTGGCCCTGGCCCGCGGTTCGGCTTCGGAGTTGGAGGCCCTGGAACTCCGCAGGGGCTGCAGGGACGACGCAGCTGGCTGCGCCGAGGCGCTCCGCAGACGCGACAGCCTCGGAGCGGATATGGCTCGACTGTCTGTGCAGCCTCTAGATATCGAGAGGCCTCACACTCACCACCTGAGGCGAGGTAGCCGACCGTCAAAGTCGGTTGACGTGACAGATGGGGCAGGTCACTGGCACGCAGCGGCGAGCAAACCGATCCTGAAAGCCTCATTGAGTTTGAGGAAAGAGCCTTTATTCGTGGACGCCGAGGAGGATATGAAGGATGAGATCATCAGGCCCAATACCTCGGTATCTCTATTCTCCGTGGCGGCACCTCCTTCCTACAGCCCCATTGTCGATTTCTTCCCCACACAGTTGCCTCCCCCGGCCGATGCGTACACATCCTACCACCTTTCCTCGCTGGATGAGATTGACTTGTACACAGAGAGGGGCGTGGGCGGCACCAGCGGGAGGCAGACCCCCTCACGGCCTCCTTCCAGAGAGCCGAGAGACGCGCGAGACGGGTGGCTGCTCAAATCTCATGGCAGCGTGAAGTGTCAGAGCTGTGGACTGGGCTACTCCACGATGGCTTCCTGCCAGAGGTGCGACATGATGCTATGCTCTGCGTGTCACGACGTCGAGCCCTCCCCGTGCTGCAGCCTGCAGGACTACCACCCGAAATCCACACGGCCGATCGACGGCTACGTTCCTGTCAAGGAGAAGCTCTCCGTCTACTCGAACACGCACTCCCACTCGCATCTGCACCCCCACCCCTTGGCACTGacccactcacacactcactctcACCCTCACCCCCACGTGGTGGACAAACCTTTGTTGTCCACCAAGCTGTTTCCAAGCAAGTCCGTTGCTTTGACAACGCCAAAAGGCAGCAACGAGCGCATAAGCATGGGAGGGTCGCGATGCGGCTTTTGCAACAAGCCGGGCGCATCCCACACCTGCGTCAACTGCTCCAAGGTATCATGTGACTCATGCATGGGCTTGTATGGCAACGACATGTGTACGCGGAAGAATCCCCAGCACATGTTTGTGCCCAACCATCAGCTCAATTTCAAATCCGGCACCATATCACACGTGGTGTACCGATGATCCAGAGAGAGCGAGGGTTTTACTTCTCCACGTTGTGTCCGAACCTTTCAAGAGCAGTATCGCTCTGCATTGTTGTTTATGCGCCGCTGCTCGCAGACTGAGAGTGTTTTTGGACTCCCAAGTAGTACATTTTCCCTCACTGGTGGTCGGGCCACATTGTCTGATTTCAGTTCTGGCCTTTTACCTACTATGTACTACtacaacaattaccgtattttccgcacgaaaagacacactggattatgaggcgcaccttcaatgaatggctcttttgtaattttttttgaatacaTTAGACGCTTCGCGTtaaaaggcgcaatctacaatgcctccactagatggtgctacgctagttccattcaactcgagaggtgtccgttcaacttgagaggcgttagtgaccgcctctgaaaaatgtaaattaactattgctgtacttaaatgaaactacgaaaattgaaaataattcatcaaaacagaaaacgagcgaggaaatcacaaaataaattctgtagggggggatatagaatccccccccccctatagaatttattttgtgatttcttgattttcttcgcggtttcattgaagtaagaattaatttacgtttttcggaggcggccatgaacgcctctcaagtggaacggaagaaggcacagagacggacaaagacataCAATACCTGTATTTGCTGAAACTGTGAAACCtgtctggatttaaaaaaacaaaaataaaaccacaaccacagctaACTTTTTCTTCAACAAACTAACTTTTTCTGGTCAACTCGAgccgttcatgaccgcctccgtaAAACGCACTGGCATTTCCTTTATTGTAGCTCCAAGAGTAcaatcagataagataagaaaacctttaatcgtctcacaatggagaaattcccactttacagcagcaaagttctgAGAGGaataagtagaagaacaaaataaataggagctgctggaaaggcagccactctcgcggcgccatcttgaagtcaaaataacacaagatgtcagttatttattcctttgttgtgtattcacaaatgatgaaatcacaatataaattctgtaggagggggggctatagaatttcttttgtgatatccttgcttgcttttcagttttaatgtattattttcaatatttgtagtttcattgaaggaatcgttagTTTAccttttttggaggcggtcttgaacgcctctcgagtcggaACGGAAGAAGGAAcggagacaaagacgtacctgtatttgttgagactgttgaaaaaaaaagaaaaccacagctctcctttttttcggagctgcaacacaaacttatttaataaagcagcgacacagttcactgaaccaacagcaaattataacattggaagcatgtctccaggaaggagcgagccatcttggagtcgattggagtattaccgtaatgaccataatgaccatacaaaaggcgcaccggattttaaggagctcggtgagcttttaagaaaattgaagactttttggtgtggaaaatacattttgcctTGCTACCTGCTCTTGACTAGTCATGTGATAATGTAGTGCTGACCCAATTTCTCCAACTTTATCCCCTAAAAGGAAAATCTGGAGTTAAAAAGTTAAACCTACTTGtaagctaagaaaaaaaaatcaaatattatatatctatatatgagagagtatattgtgtgtgtatatgtgtctgCTGAAACGACCTGATCTTGCAGCATgcagaaaaatgacttttttttattcctgaaaAATACTGAGAAAAGCT
Protein-coding sequences here:
- the spata2 gene encoding spermatogenesis-associated protein 2: MDAKLKEDLFRRYVGALERRLQDGGEKYGMANLHEGDNGRNKDSEALLSTATALLGAYQPDPGQRFRMVRFYEVVEGSLRCQRGGNLRSLERAFHTLETICTNLLLFPWKKEFRCIKTFTGPYVYHLKSTISDAELRSLMRTIGYTCDHDSQFYFQEHLGGSAHLRQLAFELFLAQAECRLLGEVVALARGSASELEALELRRGCRDDAAGCAEALRRRDSLGADMARLSVQPLDIERPHTHHLRRGSRPSKSVDVTDGAGHWHAAASKPILKASLSLRKEPLFVDAEEDMKDEIIRPNTSVSLFSVAAPPSYSPIVDFFPTQLPPPADAYTSYHLSSLDEIDLYTERGVGGTSGRQTPSRPPSREPRDARDGWLLKSHGSVKCQSCGLGYSTMASCQRCDMMLCSACHDVEPSPCCSLQDYHPKSTRPIDGYVPVKEKLSVYSNTHSHSHLHPHPLALTHSHTHSHPHPHVVDKPLLSTKLFPSKSVALTTPKGSNERISMGGSRCGFCNKPGASHTCVNCSKVSCDSCMGLYGNDMCTRKNPQHMFVPNHQLNFKSGTISHVVYR